From a region of the Sulfurihydrogenibium sp. genome:
- a CDS encoding 2-dehydropantoate 2-reductase: MKNILVVGLGAVGTIFATFLKESKHNVYGLVKDHHVEFLKDNTLQVEGIWGNHKAKLDLITSNIEDLKDIDFDLIIVAVKSFDTEETIKKILPLIKPKTKILLTQNGYGNYETASKYINKSKILLGRVIFGSKLIEPFHAYITVNADDVRIGQPENLLEDQEVLDVVCTIKHAGIPASFSKDVYKVLWDKILYNCALNPLGALLECSYGTLKENKETKEIMDLIIDEIFQVAKLNNIQLNFDNPEDYKKLFYEKLIPPTKDHFPSMYYDLKSGKRTEIDALNGAIVKLGESVGYLPKVNFTITNLIRFREKKLINR; this comes from the coding sequence ATGAAAAATATCCTTGTCGTAGGACTTGGAGCTGTTGGAACAATATTTGCTACCTTTTTAAAAGAATCAAAGCATAATGTTTACGGCTTAGTAAAAGATCATCATGTAGAGTTTTTAAAAGACAATACTTTACAAGTTGAAGGAATTTGGGGCAACCATAAAGCAAAGCTTGATCTAATAACATCTAACATAGAAGATTTAAAAGATATAGATTTTGATTTAATCATAGTTGCCGTTAAGTCTTTTGACACAGAAGAAACTATAAAAAAGATACTTCCGCTTATAAAACCAAAAACCAAAATACTATTGACCCAAAACGGCTATGGAAACTATGAAACAGCATCAAAATATATAAACAAATCAAAAATTTTACTTGGCAGAGTGATTTTTGGCTCAAAATTAATTGAACCTTTTCATGCTTACATAACCGTAAACGCAGATGATGTAAGAATAGGACAGCCGGAGAATCTATTAGAAGACCAAGAAGTTTTAGATGTAGTTTGCACAATAAAACATGCCGGCATTCCTGCTTCTTTTTCTAAGGATGTTTATAAAGTCTTATGGGATAAGATACTTTATAACTGTGCGTTAAATCCTCTTGGTGCGTTGCTTGAGTGTAGTTATGGAACGCTAAAAGAAAATAAAGAAACAAAAGAAATAATGGATTTAATCATCGATGAAATCTTTCAAGTGGCAAAACTAAATAATATACAGCTAAATTTTGACAATCCGGAAGATTATAAAAAACTGTTTTACGAAAAATTAATTCCACCAACAAAAGACCATTTCCCATCAATGTATTACGACCTGAAATCGGGTAAAAGAACAGAGATAGACGCTTTAAATGGTGCTATTGTAAAGCTTGGTGAAAGTGTAGGCTATCTGCCAAAGGTTAATTTTACGATTACAAATTTGATTAGATTTAGAGAAAAGAAATTGATAAATAGGTAA
- a CDS encoding DUF2203 domain-containing protein, with protein sequence MIMRYFTVKEANAILPQIKVLVEEIIEKREEIYSLVSKYEELKELSEKNDLEELEYMYAKSKIQILDDEIKELVDTIQNFGVMVKGVDPVLIDFPAKNGEEEILLCWKEDEDEIMYWHGVYEGFRGRKPISMLKPDKRSPYNF encoded by the coding sequence ATGATAATGAGATATTTTACAGTAAAAGAAGCAAATGCTATATTACCTCAAATAAAAGTATTAGTTGAAGAAATCATAGAAAAAAGAGAAGAGATTTATAGTTTGGTCAGTAAATACGAAGAATTGAAAGAATTGTCTGAAAAAAACGATTTAGAAGAGCTTGAATACATGTATGCAAAAAGCAAAATCCAAATCTTAGATGATGAAATTAAAGAACTTGTTGATACTATTCAAAATTTTGGAGTAATGGTAAAAGGTGTTGACCCAGTTTTAATTGATTTTCCGGCAAAAAACGGAGAGGAAGAAATACTTCTTTGCTGGAAAGAGGATGAAGATGAAATAATGTATTGGCACGGTGTGTATGAAGGATTTAGGGGTAGGAAGCCAATATCAATGTTAAAGCCGGACAAAAGAAGCCCGTATAATTTTTGA